A region from the Coturnix japonica isolate 7356 chromosome 28, Coturnix japonica 2.1, whole genome shotgun sequence genome encodes:
- the LOC107325400 gene encoding perilipin-3-like has translation MASKQIPKKDQEAEEQPQESAVNRITNLPLLNSAFNLVSSAYSSTKEMHPCLSGVCNVAETVAAVAVGSVVGGAQPILNQLDSQIALVNEYACKGLDQLEENLPFLQQPADKVFSDTKQLVSTKVTSAMDAACEAKEAMADKVTEAMDLTKSAVGDGVKMTRSMVTSSVNNAVEAAQGAKDLVTNKVTEAVDLTKHIVEDSIGMTKSAVANTIVNAVEAAQGARDLVTNKVTEAVDLTKHIVEDSVGLTKSAVTSTIASAVEAAQSTKDLVSNKVTEAVGLSKHVVEDSVGLTKSAVANTIVNAVEVAQGAKDLVTNKVIEAVDLTKVAVQDSVEKTKSVVTSTVSTALDSAYSTIASKINTALEQSREAIQESVEITNSVVTSSVSKAKAVGQAVAGGVESVLGISEDLVDHYLPMTEEELGELATAIEGSGMASVEEQKQQQSYFVRLGSLSKKVRHRAYQLSLNKLQHIKQSTQNTLSQLQLAINLIESVKKEVGQKLLDGQEKLHQLWVSWCLTQPKGHQVKTASKVEIESRTLAMLHIITQQLQPIYENLKVSIHGLPRNIQEAVHQATRNIKKLHTSFASANSFQDLSSKTLTKSQNRVAEAQRSLDVLFEYVTQNTPLNWLVGPFKAIAKAKVSQDSRKGKKDKSNIKSFALEEAASSKVTKMPEEPKGAKMIPGEACRMLEKLEEKIGVEEALAGKEIITNALKEDP, from the exons ATGGCATCAAAGCAGATTCCAAAGAAAGATCAGGAGGCTGAGGAACAGCCACAAGAG AGTGCTGTCAACCGGATTACCAACCTGCCCTTGCTTAACTCTGCGTTCAACCTGGTCTCATCTGCCTACAGTTCTACCAAGGAAATGCATCCTTGCCTCAGTGGTGTCTGCAATGTGGCTGAGACTGTAGCTGCAGTTGCAGTGGGCAGTGTGGTTGGTGGGGCACAGCCCATATTGAACCAACTGGACTCACAAA tTGCACTTGTAAATGAATATGCCTGTAAAGGACTGGATCAGCTGGAGGAGAACTTGCCTTTTCTTCAACAGCCAGCAGATAAG GTATTCTCAGACACCAAACAGCTGGTTTCCACCAAAGTGACATCCGCTATGGATGCTGCCTGTGAGGCAAAAGAAGCAATGGCTGATAAAGTGACTGAAGCTATGGATCTTACTAAAAGTGCTGTTGGGGATGGTGTCAAGATGACCAGGTCAATGGTCACTTCCAGTGTTAACAACGCTGTGGAGGCTGCTCAGGGTGCAAAGGACCTTGTAACTAATAAAGTGACAGAAGCAGTAGACCTCACTAAGCACATTGTGGAGGACAGCATTGGAATGACCAAGTCTGCAGTTGCCAATACTATTGTCAATGCTGTGGAGGCTGCTCAGGGTGCCAGGGACCTTGTCACTAACAAAGTGACTGAAGCAGTAGACCTCACTAAACACATTGTGGAGGACAGCGTGGGACTGACCAAGTCTGCGGTTACTTCCACTATTGCCAGTGCTGTGGAGGCTGCCCAGAGTACTAAAGACCTTGTGAGTAACAAGGTGACAGAGGCTGTGGGCCTCAGTAAACACGTTGTGGAGGACAGCGTGGGACTGACCAAGTCTGCAGTTGCGAATACAATTGTCAATGCTGTGGAGGTTGCCCAGGGTGCCAAGGACCTTGTGACTAACAAGGTGATAGAGGCAGTAGATCTAACAAAAGTAGCTGTTCAGGATAGTGTTGAGAAGACCAAATCAGTGGTTACTTCGACAGTCAGTACAGCTCTGGATTCTGCATACAGCACCATAgctagcaaaataaatacagcccttgagcagagcagagaggccATCCAGGAGAGTGTGGAGATAACTAATTCAGTGGTGACCAGCAGTGTGAGCAAAGCCAAGGCAGTGGGACAAGCAGTGGCAGGTGGTGTCGAATCTGTCCTGGGTATATCAGAAGATCTGGTGGATCACTACCTTCCCATGACTGAAGAGGAACTAG GTGAACTTGCCACTGCTATTGAGGGATCTGGTATGGCTTCTGTGGAggagcagaaacagcagcagagttACTTCGTTCGACTGGGTTCCCTCTCTAAAAAAGTCCGCCACCGAGCCTACCAGCTCTCCCTGAACAAGCTGCAGCATATTAAACAAAGCACTCAGAACACACTCTCACAACTACAGCTGGCAATAAATCTG ATTGAATCTGTGAAAAAGGAGGTTGGCCAGAAGCTTCTGGATGGGCAAGAGAAACTCCATCAGCTGTGGGTGAGCTGGTGTCTGACTCAACCCAAGGGACACCAAGTTAAAACAGCTTCCAAAGTAGAG ATAGAATCACGGACTCTAGCTATGCTACATATCATCACTCAGCAGCTACAACCTATTTATGAGAATCTGAAAGTCAGCATCCATGGCCTCCCCAGGAACATCCAAGAAGCTGTGCATCAGGCAACTCGAAATATCAAGAAGCTCCATACTTCTTTTGCCAGTGCTAATTCTTTTCAGGATCTCTCCAGCAAAACTCTGACCAAGAGCCAGAACCGTGTGGCTGAAGCCCAAAGGTCTCTGGATGTGCTTTTTGAGTATGTAACTCAGAACACCCCTCTAAACTGGCTTGTGGGTCCCTTCAAGGCAATAGCAAAGGCAAAAGTGTCACAGGATagcagaaaggggaagaaagataAGAGTAATATAAAATCATTTGCCTTAGAAGAGGCTGCTTCATCAAAGGTGACTAAGATGCCTGAAGAACCAAAAGGAGCAAAAATGATTCCGGGGGAAGCATGTAGAATGCTAGAGAAGCTAGAAGAGAAGATAGGTGTGGAAGAGGCATTGGCTGGGAAGGAGATAATAACGAATGCACTGAAGGAAGATCCCTGA